In Streptococcus pneumoniae, the sequence TCCTAGTTTGCACTTTAATTTTCATTGAGTATGAATCTGGAATAGAACACTGTTAAAAATTGATATGAGTTTCCTACTCGATTTCTTCAGATTTTATTTCAATTGACTATAAGAACTGCTATCTGGTTTCAAATATTGGCTTGTCGTCCCTTCACTTGTCTGAATGGTTTGAGCCGTTCCTTCTGATAAGGGAAAAGATATTCTTTAGCTGAAACGGTCTGAGAATCCAAGCTAACAGATGGAGAGAAAAATAGCCCAGTCTGAAGCACACTAGATGGGAGTTGTTGGAAAGCAGTCATCTAGTTTTTCTTTGCTGTTTTGGCTTTTTTCTTTGTCATCAGGGAAAGTGACTTGCTTCAAATCAGGGAGTTTAGGAAATTCTTCAAACATCTTGCCCAAGTTGTCTCATTTTGTAAATTTTACAGCCATAGGTGTACCTCGATTCTAAATTCTACCTTTTCGGCACCAATTAGTAATTTAAAGTTCTCAGGAGTTAGTTGCATTGCTTTTTCATACATAACATAGTATGACACTTTATGGTTACCGAACAAGTCTAATCACTCCTTGCAAAATTTTGAAGATGTCCTACAAGTTTTTGAGAAGAATATTGCAAAGTTCATAGTTAAGCAACGATAGAATAAAGTGCTTTTTGAAAACAGGTACACTTCATGTGAAAAAAACAACATTTCAGATTTTCTGTTCCAGAAATAGCTATCGCTATGATATAATTATTTTATGATTATTACTATTCCTATAAAAAACCAAAAAGATATTGGCACACCATCTGATTCAGTCGTTGTTCTCGGCTATTTTGATGGCATACATAAGGGGCATCAAGAATTATTTCGTGTTGCCAACAAGGCTGCGAGAAAGGATTTATTACCTATCGTCGTTATGACCTTTAATGAATCTCCAAAGATCGCTTTAGAGCCTTATCATCCGGATTTGTTTTTGCATATTTTGAACCCTGCTGAACGTGAAAGAAAATTAAAGCGCGAAGGTGTAGAAGAATTATATCTCCTTGATTTTAGTAGTCAATTCGCTAGTCTCACTGCACAAGAATTCTTTGCAACTTATATCAAGGCTATGAATGCCAAAATTATTGTTGCAGGTTTTGATTATACATTTGGTTCTGACAAAAAAACAGCAGAAGATTTAAAGGATTACTTTGATGGAGAAGTTATCATTGTTCCACCTGTAGAAGATGAGAAAGGAAAGATTAGTTCAACTCGTATCCGTCAAGCTATTTTAGATGGAAATGTGAAAGAAGCAGGAAAACTTTTGGGGGCACCGCTTCCATCAAGAGGTATGGTGGTTCATGGTAATGCTCGTGGTCGTACAATTGGTTATCCGACAGCGAATTTAGTGCTTTTAGACCGTACTTATATGCCAGCAGATGGCGTTTATGTCGTTGATGTTGAGATTCAAAGACAGAAGTATCGTGCTATGGCTAGTGTCGGGAAAAATGTGACCTTTGATGGAGAAGAAGCACGTTTTGAAGTCAATATTTTTGATTTTAATCAAGATATTTATGGGGAAACCGTCATGGTTTATTGGCTTGATCGCATTCGTGATATGACCAAATTTGACTCAGTTGACCAATTAGTGGATCAGTTAAAGGCTGATGAAGAAGTAACTCGGAATTGGTCTTAAGAGCTTGAGTAAATAAAACAAAAAAGAGGTTGTCTGTAACCCAAAAGATAGATGATTTAGTCTAACTTTTGAGGTCACGACATTACCTCTTTTTATTCTTTTTCAAAGGTGAAGCCTTCTCCTAGGATTTCATGGGCTTCTGTAATAGTTATAAAGGCTTGAGGATCGATTCGATGAATCATTTCCTTCGTTTTCACAATTTCATTTCTTCCGACAATACAGTAGATGATTTTCAAATTTTCTTTACTATAGTAGCCTTGACCAGAAATAAAAGTAACACCTCTTCCGAGGTCATCATTAATCGCCTTAGCAAGTTGGTCAGGACGTTTTGTGATAATCATAAAGCCTTTGCCGGCATATCCTCCTTCACCAATCAAATCAATAACACGAGAAACAATAAAATCAAACAAAAGCGTGTAGGAAACCAATCTCAAATCCTTGAAGATTAGGAGAATCAACATGAGAATACAAAAATCTAAGATAAAGAGCAGTTTTCCTATGGATATATGAGTGTATTTGTTGAGAATACGAGCTAGAATATCAGTTCCACCAGTTGTACCTCCAGCATTAAAAATAATTCCAAGGCCAATTCCCAATAGGATTCCCGCTATAAGGGCTGTGATTAGTAAATCACCTTGAAGATCAATATGAAGGGGAATATGCTCAAAAAAAGCTAACCAGCCGGACAAAGCTAAGGTTCCTAGTAAACTAGAATAGAGGGATTTGGCTCCAAAGATTTTCCAAGCTAGGATGAAAAGGGGAATATTAATCAGCAGGTTCATGAGGGAAACAGGGATTTTAAAAAGATAAAATGTGATGAGGGTAATACCTGTCGCCCCTCCTTCAAAGAGATGATGGGGAACTACAAAATAAGTCAGTCCAAAAGCATAAATAGCAGCACCTAGTAAAATGGTAAAAATGGGGTAAATTTTTTTAATCATAGGACACCTCTTTTCTTATAAGTTGATTATATCAAATTTTACGGAAAATTTGATTGACTCCATTAGGATTTTTAATCTTTTTTTTGATATAATTAGAAGTAAGGAAACCAATCTGAATCCTAAAATAGAAAGATTGATACTATGACAAAAATTAAGATTGTAACCGATTCATCTGTTACTATTGAACCTGAACTAGTAAAGCAATTAGATATTACAATTGTTCCATTATCTGTAATGATTGATAATGTTGTTTATTCTGATGCGGATTTGAAAGAAGAAGGTAAATTTCTTCAGTTGATGCAAGAAAGTAAGAATCTTCCGAAAACAAGTCAGCCACCTGTAGGTGTCTTTGCTGAGATTTTTGAAGACCTATGCAAAGATGGTGGCCAGATTCTTGCTATTCATATGTCCCATGCTCTTTCGGGTACGGTAGAAGCAGCACGCCAAGGTGCTAGCCTATCTACTGCAGATGTGACTGTTGTTGATAGTTCCTTCACTGACCAAGCCCTGAAATTCCAAGTTGTTGAGGCTGCGAAGTTAGCTCAAGAAGGTAAAGATATGGAGGCAATTTTATGTCATGTAGAAGAGGTTAAAAACCATACAGAGCTTTATATTGGTGTTTCAACTTTGGAAAATCTTGTCAAAGGTGGACGAATTAGCCGTGTAACTGGCTTGTTGAGCTCTCTTCTCAATATCCGTGTTGTCATGCAAATGAAAGACCATGAATTGCAGCCAATGGTTAAAGGTCGTGGAACTAAAACATTTAAAAAATGGTTAGATGAGTTGATAACATCGCTTTCTGAACGTGCTGTAGCAGAGATTGGAATTTCATATTCTGGTAGTGATGATTGGGCAAAAGAGATGAAAGAAAGCTTACAAGCTTATGTTGAAAAGCCAATTTCTGTTTTGGAAACGGGTTCCATTATTCAAACTCACACGGGTGAGAACGCTTGGGCTATTTTGATACGTTACCACTCCTAAAAAAATAAATAAAATGGGAAGAAATAGCGTTTTTAACTTGACCTAAAAGGGATTTTAGGATATGATTATATTTGTTAATTAGAAATTATTTGGAGGAATCATTAACATGGCAAACAAACAAGATTTGATCGCTAAAGTAGCAGAAGCTACAGAATTGACTAAGAAAGACTCAGCAGCAGCAGTTGAAGCTGTATTTGCAGCAGTAGCTGACTATCTTGCAGCTGGTGAAAAAGTTCAGTTGATCGGTTTTGGTAACTTTGAAGTTCGTGAGCGCGCAGAACGTAAAGGTCGCAACCCACAAACTGGTAAAGAAATGACAATTGCAGCTTCTAAAGTACCAGCATTCAAAGCTGGTAAAGCTCTTAAAGACGCTGTTAAATAATCAGTCTTTAAAAAGCCTATTGTATCAAGCTTTCTAGCTTGGTCAGTAGGCTTTTTAATTATGAAATCTAGTAATAAATAGAGTTAAAAAGTTGAATGTTCCGAAAATATTGTATATATAGTAGACTGAATCTAAAATAGTACGAAACAATTGCTAAAACATTTATAGAAATTAATTTTACTTTCCCAATCGATTTGTTCTCATCTTATTTCAATCTGCTATACGTACGTAAATAATGAAAAGAATTAAATAATAGGCTTGTGCGATAACTATTTGAAACAAGATTAGCTGGTTAGAAAATCCAACAAGATAGTGAAGAATCTAATATAAAATATACATAATTTAGTTTATTTTATGTTATAAAAGTTGTACTAAAAGACTTACGATTATCTTGAATGCCTTAGGGAAACATGCTATACTACTCTTATGATTATTTTACAAGCTAATAAAATTGAACGTTCTTTTGCAGGAGAGGTTCTTTTCGATAATATCAACCTGCAGGTTGATGAACGAGATCGGATTGCCCTTGTTGGGAAAAATGGTGCAGGTAAGTCTACTCTTTTGAAGATTTTAGTTGGAGAAGAGGAGCCAACTAGCGGAGAAATCAATAAGAAAAAAGATATTTCTCTGTCTTACCTAGCCCAAGATAGCCGTTTTGAGTCTGAAAATACCATCTACGATGAAATGCTTCATGTCTTTAATAATTTGCGTCGGACGGAGAGACAACTGCGTCAGATGGAGCTGGAGATGGGTGAAAAGTCTGGTGAGGATTTGGATAAACTGATGTCAGATTATGACCGCTTATCTGAGAATTTTCGCCAAGCAGGTGGCTTTACCTATGAAGCTGATATTCGAACGATTTTGAATGGATTCAAGTTTGACGAGTCTATGTGGCAGATGAAAATTGCTGAGCTTTCTGGTGGTCAAAATACTCGTTTGGCACTTGCCAAAATGCTCCTTGAAAAGCCCAATCTCTTGGTCTTGGACGAGCCAACTAACCACTTGGATATTGAAACCATCGCCTGGCTAGAGAATTACTTGGTAAACTATAGCGGTGCCCTCATTATCGTCAGCCACGACCGTTATTTCTTGGACAAGGTTGCGACAATTACGCTAGATTTGACCAAGCATTCCTTGGATCGCTATGTGGGGAATTACTCTCGTTTTGTCGAATTGAAGGAGCAAAAGCTAGTTACTGAGGCAAAAAACTATGAAAAGCAACAGAAGGAAATCGCTGCTCTGGAAGACTTTGTCAATCGCAATCTAGTTCGTGCTTCAACGACTAAACGTGCTCAATCTCGCCGTAAACAACTAGAAAAAATGGAGCGTTTGGACAAGCCTGAAGCTGGCAAGAAAGCAGCCAACATGACCTTCCAGTCTGAACAAACGTCGGGCAATGTTGTTTTGACTGTTGAAAATACTGCTATTGGTTATGACGGGGAAGTCTTGTCACAACCTATCAACCTAGATCTTCGTAAGATGAATGCTGTCGCTATCGTTGGTCCCAATGGTATCGGAAAATCAACCTTTATCAAATCAATCGTGGATCAAATTCCGTTTATCAAGGGAGAAAAGCGCTTTGGCGCTAATGTTGAGGTTGGTTACTATGACCAAACCCAAAGCAAGCTGACACCAAGTAATACGGTGCTGGATGAACTCTGGAATGATTTCAAACTGACACCAGAAGTTGAAATCCGCAACCGTCTTGGAGCCTTCCTTTTCTCAGGAGATGATGTTAAAAAATCAGTCGGCATGCTATCTGGTGGCGAAAAAGCTCGTTTGCTTTTAGCCAAATTGTCTATGGAAAACAATAACTTTTTGATTCTGGATGAGCCGACCAACCACTTGGATATTGATAGTAAGGAAGTGCTAGAAAATGCCTTGATTGACTTTGATGGTACCTTGCTTTTTGTCAGTCATGATCGTTACTTTATCAATCGTGTGGCAACTCATGTTTTGGAATTGTCTGAGAATGGTTCAACTCTCTACCTTGGAGATTACGACTACTATGTTGAGAAGAAAGTAACAGCAGAAATGAGTCAGACTGAGGAAGCTTCAACTAGCAATCAAGCAAAGGAAGCAAGTCCAGTCAATGACTATCAGGCCCAGAAAGAAAGTCAA encodes:
- a CDS encoding bifunctional riboflavin kinase/FAD synthetase, giving the protein MIITIPIKNQKDIGTPSDSVVVLGYFDGIHKGHQELFRVANKAARKDLLPIVVMTFNESPKIALEPYHPDLFLHILNPAERERKLKREGVEELYLLDFSSQFASLTAQEFFATYIKAMNAKIIVAGFDYTFGSDKKTAEDLKDYFDGEVIIVPPVEDEKGKISSTRIRQAILDGNVKEAGKLLGAPLPSRGMVVHGNARGRTIGYPTANLVLLDRTYMPADGVYVVDVEIQRQKYRAMASVGKNVTFDGEEARFEVNIFDFNQDIYGETVMVYWLDRIRDMTKFDSVDQLVDQLKADEEVTRNWS
- a CDS encoding YitT family protein produces the protein MIKKIYPIFTILLGAAIYAFGLTYFVVPHHLFEGGATGITLITFYLFKIPVSLMNLLINIPLFILAWKIFGAKSLYSSLLGTLALSGWLAFFEHIPLHIDLQGDLLITALIAGILLGIGLGIIFNAGGTTGGTDILARILNKYTHISIGKLLFILDFCILMLILLIFKDLRLVSYTLLFDFIVSRVIDLIGEGGYAGKGFMIITKRPDQLAKAINDDLGRGVTFISGQGYYSKENLKIIYCIVGRNEIVKTKEMIHRIDPQAFITITEAHEILGEGFTFEKE
- a CDS encoding DegV family protein yields the protein MTKIKIVTDSSVTIEPELVKQLDITIVPLSVMIDNVVYSDADLKEEGKFLQLMQESKNLPKTSQPPVGVFAEIFEDLCKDGGQILAIHMSHALSGTVEAARQGASLSTADVTVVDSSFTDQALKFQVVEAAKLAQEGKDMEAILCHVEEVKNHTELYIGVSTLENLVKGGRISRVTGLLSSLLNIRVVMQMKDHELQPMVKGRGTKTFKKWLDELITSLSERAVAEIGISYSGSDDWAKEMKESLQAYVEKPISVLETGSIIQTHTGENAWAILIRYHS
- a CDS encoding HU family DNA-binding protein, encoding MANKQDLIAKVAEATELTKKDSAAAVEAVFAAVADYLAAGEKVQLIGFGNFEVRERAERKGRNPQTGKEMTIAASKVPAFKAGKALKDAVK
- a CDS encoding ABC-F family ATP-binding cassette domain-containing protein codes for the protein MIILQANKIERSFAGEVLFDNINLQVDERDRIALVGKNGAGKSTLLKILVGEEEPTSGEINKKKDISLSYLAQDSRFESENTIYDEMLHVFNNLRRTERQLRQMELEMGEKSGEDLDKLMSDYDRLSENFRQAGGFTYEADIRTILNGFKFDESMWQMKIAELSGGQNTRLALAKMLLEKPNLLVLDEPTNHLDIETIAWLENYLVNYSGALIIVSHDRYFLDKVATITLDLTKHSLDRYVGNYSRFVELKEQKLVTEAKNYEKQQKEIAALEDFVNRNLVRASTTKRAQSRRKQLEKMERLDKPEAGKKAANMTFQSEQTSGNVVLTVENTAIGYDGEVLSQPINLDLRKMNAVAIVGPNGIGKSTFIKSIVDQIPFIKGEKRFGANVEVGYYDQTQSKLTPSNTVLDELWNDFKLTPEVEIRNRLGAFLFSGDDVKKSVGMLSGGEKARLLLAKLSMENNNFLILDEPTNHLDIDSKEVLENALIDFDGTLLFVSHDRYFINRVATHVLELSENGSTLYLGDYDYYVEKKVTAEMSQTEEASTSNQAKEASPVNDYQAQKESQKEVRKLMRQIESLEAEIEELESQSQAISEQMLETNDADKLMELQAELDKISHRQEEAMLEWEELSEQV